The Mus caroli chromosome 1, CAROLI_EIJ_v1.1, whole genome shotgun sequence genome has a window encoding:
- the LOC110299123 gene encoding cytochrome c oxidase subunit 5B, mitochondrial: MASRLLRGVGALAAQALRAHGPRGAAVTRSMASGGGVPTDEEQATGLEREIMIAAQKGLDPYNMLPPKAASGTKEDPNLVPSISNKRIVGCICEEDNCTVIWFWLHKGESQRCPNCGTHYKLVPHQLAH; this comes from the exons ATGGCTTCAAGGTTACTTCGCGGAGTGGGTGCTTTGGCGGCGCAGGCCCTGAGGGCCCACGGCCCCCGTGGCGCGGCCGTGACCCGCTCCATGGCTTCTGGAG gtGGTGTCCCTACTGATGAGGAGCAGGCTACTGGGCTGGAGAGGGAGATCATGATAGCAGCACAGAAGGGACTG GACCCATACAATATGCTACCTCCAAAGGCAGCTTCGGGCACTAAGGAAGACCCTAATCTAGTCCCGTCCATCAGCAACAAGAGAATAGTGGGCTGCATCT GTGAAGAGGACAACTGTACTGTCATCTGGTTTTGGCTGCACAAAGGCGAGAGTCAGCGATGCCCCAACTGTGGAACCCATTACAAGCTGGTGCCCCACCAATTGGCCCACTGA